In Mugil cephalus isolate CIBA_MC_2020 chromosome 19, CIBA_Mcephalus_1.1, whole genome shotgun sequence, the genomic stretch GTGTGGACCTCTTATTTCTAAACACTACTACACCAACATGAACAATCATCACAGCTCTTTGAATTGAACCTTATGAAAAACCTGGGTGAACATCGTAAGGATATATATGTAATGTATGGTATCCACAAGTCTACAATATGTAGCAAACACGCCCACGTATTGGCCGATGCAAtactgataccagtaaaaagCACACGTGATGGCCCGATATGCCGATCTCTACTCAGAACTTATTAGTAATTTGTGTTGGGTGTTAGCTTGATAAGATGTAAGATTCAAGAAGTTTACTGTCATATATACACGGCCACCATTACTTTACAAGTTCCCTTCACacaactaaaatacacatataaactaaaataatatgAAGGAGATGAACTTACTCTAAgcatagaaaacaaaataaaaataaaaaagtgagagTATAAGGTGCAACATGCAAAGGGGATGTGCAAATGTCACACTGTTGCCAATATGTACAGATGAGGCATGAGATGGTATATGTTAAAAAGTTCAAAGTTGTAGTCAATCAGTGATGTGTCAGTGACTCAGTAGTGCGATGGCCTGCAgatcaaaactatttttttgtcTGGTTGTCCTTGCTCTCACACTCTGCAGCGTCTGCCTGACAGCAGGAGTGTGAACAGTGTGTGCTGTGGGTGGGTGCAGTCCTCGATGATGTTGTGTGTCCTTTCTGTGACCCCAGTGTTGTAAATGTCCTGTAGTGGTGGGAATGTGATAGAAATCCAATACTTGTCTCTGCTTTTAAAATACTGCACTGAACTACTTAGGGATTACTAGGGACTTTCAGTTCACGTCAATGTTGCCATCACATCTTATAAGTTATGGTATATTTATCACCTGCCACCTCCCCATTAATAAGAGGGTGTCTGTTCTGTATAAGCATTATTTTCTTCAAtatgcatgaataaaaaaacttcTCAGTGTAAAAGAACTGCTTATCATTTCTCTGCCTCTATCTTCATTtcataaaaatactgtataaaatacatttattgcaGCAGGGAACAGAGGTATTAGAAGTAGACATGATGCTGGAAATTAGATTTGTTTCAAGTGTTACAACATAAGATAGTAATATAAAAGGCACATAGTCACAGATTAAGTAACTGGTATGAGACAGCACCATCTGCTATCATCATCGCCTACATGTCCCTTATATGTTTGAATTTGTTACAGATTCTGTACTTACATTCTGACAAACAGTGACTGTCTGGAAGCAAGGCCAGGAGAGGAGTATTTCTCCACCAAGGCCAGAGTGCTGAAGCCAAACTTGTGGATTGGCTCATTGGAGTCCAGTGGAGGGAAGTCTGTGTCCACTTCACCATCGTCCTCAGCAATGTGGAGGCAGTACGCATTCACATTCTCACTGTGGACAGGTGTAATTGATGTCATAGAAAAAAAGTGTTACACAGAAACTGGTTCATTCTGTGAAACTGGTCTTGGGATGTGCGTATGCTCACTTGAGTTTGGGTTCTCGCCCCTCGCTCGTGTACTGCCAACAGATGAGCCCGATGAGGTCGTGGACACGAGCGTTTGCGATGGTCACCACTGTCATTGGATGTACTTTCTCTTGAGCCATCTGCATTGAGAGGTAGACGTCTATCTTCTTTGTAGCCGTTGTGCCAATGTGACcctgaagatgaagagaaagtgcatgcaaaacaaaaacctaattGCATTAAGAAATCAAAGAGACAGCATGGTCTACCTttaattttctgtaaaaaaaaaataaatcagaaattcCCCCTTGTGTCCTAGCTTTTATTAATAATGCAAGACACAGAAGAATAGGTGCTTGTTTAAAAAATCCCAAAGCCAAACCATTGTGGTGaggttatttctgttttgtgacATGTGGCTCATCTTCATTAAACGTATGTTGGAAATAAAAGCTTCTGTTGTGTCCAAGTGCCCAAATGCTCCATCTTGATTTTATCATTATTCCATGTATTACACATGAATCATTGTTGGTCCTACACCCAGTTTACAAGCGCACTCGTGAAAAATGGACTGCTGTGGGGTAGTAAACCATGAATGATGCAATCTATTGAGCTCTAAATCCCCTTCCAATGTGGTGTAAAGTGTATATCTATAGGATGTTAAATGTACAAAGTTGTCAACAGCACACTCAAGCAAACATTCTAATTTTGACAGCAGTGAAAATCAGATCTAATGTGTCATTATCTTAAATGATTTATTCTACAGTCCTATTTCAAAAGCTTCCTTCTATTAACTGTTACAATGAATGGTTGTTAGCCTAGTGATAAAGCAGAGCAAAATGTTTCCACTACAATTATACTGCAGTTGTGATTATTCAAGTCATTACTGATACCACATTTATTTGGGAGTAAAAATGCAATTTTGCCTTGTGACCAAACTGCCTTCACTTTCATGTAACATGCCAATGAAAAGATTATTCAATCTAACTgaagcaaaaacagaataaattattCTACTTGCTTTCGCCTCTGTTTGTGCTTAGTTACAGACTCATTTAAGTGAGTTGCTTTTAAAGAATAAAGTTGAAAGCACAAACCAACGTGCGGCAAAATAACTCACCTTCCCATCAAATTTGGAGTATTCATTGAAGGGGTTGTTGAGCTGCTGGGGACACTGCTCCAGTCGTAATGAAAGGGTGGATTTTGTACCTGTTGACCGTGGCCTGTCTTTAAAGTCCCGCTTTTCAAACAAAGACCCCAGATCGTCCACTGGAAAGAGCATGGGAGAACAACGACAACATGCACAGCAACACAGTTAGCAACACAGCTAGGGAGGAGGTATGAGGAGGCAGCTACTACTGTGTTCTTACACAAAAGGTAAAGGGAAAGAATTCCAACATTCAGATTCCTTGACAGTCTATATCAAGTAAAAGTTTCCCAACAAAATTAGTAACATGTGCATCTTAGACCACATTTCAAAATGGTTACGTACCTGACTGGGAGGATGTCCTCTCTTTCCActgaatatttttacatttgatttgGTTCTGTCGTTCTTTCCTTAGTCTTTCAAGTCtttgagctaaaaaaaaaaaaaaaaaaagagagaaccaTTTAAATTTATGTTGCAATGTAAACAACCCAGTTGCTAAAAACTTGGTGaaagtcatcatcatcatgaaaaTACTTGGTTCAGATTTATAGTGGCAAGAAAAATTAAGTGAACCCCAATATAGTGTGCATTTATGTATatgtttgcattaaaatgtggTCTGATCTCCAGTAACGTGACAGATCGCAACCGATAAcattaaaaactcattaaaagCATTCACGTTACAGATTAACTCGGAGgcgaaaaaaaataagtttggtatattgtcaccgtttgctgaactTTAAAATATGGGCaccagctatttatttttattttgttgtctaAAATGCAGCATCAGTTGCAGCTGGATCTCCACCAtgctttccaagacccacccccaccctacttctgatcaAGTGATGTtcgtttggagagggaaagctgtgtTACTTTCATTACATTGGTGGACGAACTCAAACCTGACAATGTCCCACATTAacatgttcttttcttttctaaattttCTAACTCTTTCTTCTAAACTTCCATTTCTATTAATGAAATTAGAACTGAAACACTGTGTTGACattgattaaacattttgttcacGTGGAATTTATCACCAGTTCATCCTTAACTAAAGAATTTTAAGAAATTTGACATTTCGCTTTTGCTAAGACTGAGGCATGAAAAACATCAATGTCTCAATACTACAAAGCTACCAGGAATATGCTTTATGGGCTGATGTAACTATGGTTGAAGTGTTTAGAAAGAACATGCAGCACTGCTTGTTGTAAGCAGAACATGAACATGTCATCCTTAAGGGCGTTGGATTTAGTGGAGGTAGCGTCAAGATTTGGGAATGCTTTGCTCCCTCTGGACCTGGACAAAAGATATCAAGATATCTATCCTGGATAATGTCAGGATGGGGTCCAGAGCCAAGCAGAATGTTGGGTGATGCAGGATGACAATTTTAAGAGGACTGTACACAATAGACATTATGATTTTGGCTGAACTTAGGCAGTGAAGGACAATTATCAAATAAGTAGATTTGAGCCACAGCTAGGACAACACACTTAATTCTCAATAAATGTGTTATGGATGTATTGTTAGCTTGTTAACATGTTGTCTAAACTTGTGACTTTGACGAAGATTAGACCATGTTTTATTGACTGATTAATGCAGCAAATCCAGCTGTTCCAATGGGGGTAACGGGAGTATGGATACATGCCACTGTACACTTCTGTTTCATTGGGAATATAAGAacaatgaggagaaaaaaacatttgttttcaggaaaaaacaCTGACCTTCTGACAGGTAATACTTTCACCAACATGACACACTATTTAAATACAGTGACATATAATGGATACATAAGTAAAATACTCCAAGAAGAACTAAAATCAAGTAAGACTTGTATACTTTGTTATGAAGTTGTTCAACCCTCTCATCTTACCAGCAGCCCCAGGTTTCTCACAGCTATCTTGTTGGGATCCTGATGAGACATCCACCACAGGTGAGTATTCAATCTTAAGTTTGAAAGTCTGAGATAATAGTAGCCATCTACCCACAACCCAGAATTCCATCACTCCACCAAACTTGCAACAAAAGTCAAGGGAGTCAAAAGGTGACAAGTGGTCTACCTTTGGACTCCCTTTAACACCAAAACCATGTCAACCTTCCAAAAAATGCCTGAAAGTAACTAAGAACTGATTCACACAGGTTCTCATTTTATCCAAACTCGCTACACGCAATTTTGTTACAGCACATATTATACACCCATATCCCAACTCAAACACAGTGGACTCATTTAATGGCAGATCAGGTAATTTGATGTTGATTGACTTTGgagcaaatacagaaatatcACAAAACTGAGTTGGTATTCTGAAAACATGGCCcttgaaagaaaaagagtgCAATATTTGCCGCTTTGTAttagaaaaatgttaaaaaaaaatgttgttaaacAAATTAGAAACCAAATCAACTAGATTTGTATTCCACACAAAACAGCTTCAATCTGTGCACCCAACCCCACACTTTGCTATAGGGTTGTATAGGTTATTgagagtgctgctgctgctgctgctaaactGATCATACACACTCACATCATTAGCAGATCACCAATCAATTCAATAACAAAAGCTACTAGAAATGCAAATTTTAATcagtcttgtatttatatagcacatttctACCTACTGTTACCCAAGACACTTTGCAGTCACATCTACCCATTTCTTCCCAtaagcacacacattcaaagaAACTTCTGCATGTTGTCCATCTACTGGGGATCGACAACCCCTACCTAGTGAGCCACAGCCTCCCCTACAGATGTCTAGCACATAATCTCAACAGACAATAATGACTGAATGAAGCTGCAATGTCAAcaagactgaaagaaaacacaacttgCTAACTGATTAACGAGTGTCAAGAGAAAGCATGATTTGACTGATCAATCAGTCTCCTGGGCTGAATCAGGCAGATATTCGTCTCCTCTCATTATCATATACTAGTAACAGGATACAGGATAGCGGCTACTTGACTCGCAAAAACATGCCTGTTTTATGTAGTGCCACTACTTGTATTCCAACTATATTAAAAATTGTAATactattttacataaaaattaGCTCAAGAAACCTTTTATTTGAGATGCTGTTTATTACAGGCAAAACAGAGCACCACCACTATGAAACACTGAAGAGAAGAAAGACGTTGTGTTATCTTGCCTAAAATACAATGtgagaatattaaaaataattgcaaCATCCAGCAATCTAACTGAATGAGTTTATTAAAATCTggcttttcttattttatgtagACACAAATTATGCCACATGATGACAAAAATTGTATCCCAATTTGAAATAATAAGTTTGCTTCCATGATTTGTTATCTTGTCATCGTGGAGGGAACTGATGTTTGGACTTCCACTCTGGTTCCTTTTGATCCAATGTATGTTGTTTTCAGAGTCCCAGTGGCCTTGTAGTTTAAGGGAAATACCATGGTACTGGATTTCAGCTGGGGACGATTTTTGCAAGCCTCTGTAAATCTCTGTACATGTTTCTTGTCATTGTCAAAAATCAAGCTACCAAACTAAAGTAATAAAATCCCAACTCTATTTGCCATAGCCTCTGATTATTCAGTTCTGCAGCTGTTGTATACCCACAGTCAAAAACACAATCTGGTGCTGACTGCTTGGCTTATGAACTATGACACTCACTTCATAGCAATTGATGAAAGCCACACAGTGAACTACAATCTAATCACATGCTTTCCACCTTTGGGTCAACAATTTTCCAATGGCACACAATTTGACTTGAGCCTCACAAAACCCCTGGCCCAGATTAGACACACAAGCCCCCGTCAAACAACAGCAGGGCAGGCTTTCTGGCTGCCTGCGCAATAATGACAGGAGGCAAGTTGCTTTTTTGCCAAACAGAAAATCTGCCCTGCTAACCTACCAGAGTCTCAACATGACCTTACCTGTGTTGGAGCGCCGACGGATGCCAAAGTCCCAGCTGGAGGTGATGTCCATGGATTGGGAAAGGTCACAGGCATGACTGTCTGTCACACTGGTGCCCCCCTCGCTCAGGGAGCCTGACCCCGTTGACCCACAGCTGCTACCGGGCACCAGAGCAAGCTGGCACTTCTCCAGATCCACATCCTGGTCTATTAGTACCATCTCACACATTCCAGTATCATCACTTGTCACATGAGACTGTCTGATGTGAGCCAGAATAATGGCTGGGTTGTCCAAGAAAGCCATTTCCTCTGCTTTACAAAGGGCAGCTTACGGCTGTAgatgttttgtatttgtctcaGCCTCTTGTCTGTATGCCAGAGGACGCCTTTCctttcagtctctgtttgaGAGTGCTGAAGCAGTGACCGATGACAAGTGGAGAGGTGTCATCTTTTCCATCTCCTTTGCTTGACTATTTTCTTGGCTCCAATACAGCAAAGGTGCCAGTAGCTGTTTAGAATGAGACAACTGTTATTACACGGTGCAGGTCAGAACTGTGATTTTAGCTTGAGGATTTAATTTACAATTTCAAAATACAAATCAATAATAGTTTATTGCTGCACAGTTAACAAAGACTTGTGAAAAAGATTTTCAATTTGTCCAAAGTAAGTGCGCGTCTTTACTGTGCATTTGTGGTAGGTTGGAAATGGATTATATGTGCATACAGTTACTTCATGAATCATCTGCTGTTCCTTCAGCATTGTATGTTGTGTCACCAACCAGGGCCAGAGTGGTTATTTGGTCAGGCTTGACTCAACAGCCcaaaaacaattacattaaTTGTGCTTACACTATTGACATTTTGTCATATGGATGCCAGTGGGACTAGACACTAAACAAATGCCCTATTGCAAAAGTCCATAAGCTCATAATATTTGTACTGTGAACACAAAAGTGTTGATAATTTCAACAAGCACATGCAAGCTAGGAGCAAGGGCAAATAAATCCCACCCCGTGATGTTACCTTAGCCTGGACGAGTTAGCATGTCAAATGCAAGCTACTGAGAAAGTACTGCGTTGGAAattcatcacacaaacacagtagtttgttttgttgttgtttttttttcttttttacaatcTTATCTAGTACTTGCCCTGTGTAGGGTCTTAGTGGCATGTTTGAAAGCATGTTTGTCTATTATACGGCGGATGCTAACTGCAGTCTAGTGTCAAGTTTGCTTTGTCACTTGAAACATCGCTGTACTGGCAGTTTTATGGTCTGCTTCTTCAAAGGAAAATAGACATTAACTGCCGTACTACTACCGAGTGAGGCGCTTAAGTGTCTTCTCCAAACAAGCCGGTTATTGACGGCTTGTTTGACGTTAGCTGATGCTATTGTGTTTCCTTGCTATTCTTAACCTTGCTAACAGGCTAAGTAAAAACTCTGCACATCAGTCAAGTCAGCTTTCGCCTGTTAAAAATGGCAACACGGTATATACTTGGCATCCAGACTGCAAATAACATATAACTGCAAGTGAGTGCAAACTGCACTGATAGTATCTAGTTAGCTCGAACACTAAATTTAAGCAAACAACACTCGAGCATTCTTGAGTGAGTTAGCCGGCTACGGTTAGCCGCTACCATAGCCTCCCAGAGTAGTTAGTTCATGACGAAGTCCCACCTTTTGAAGTTACCTCCGACGAGGGAAAGGGGTGTCTATAGTGCTCCATTTTATCCCAGCATATTCGCAGCCGCGTCAACAACTCCTTTCCTTACTGATAATGCCCTCTATTCCAAAACCAAGCCAGTTTATTCTGCTGTGCTCAGCCTGAGCCTAGCTGGAGCTAGCCACTTCGCATTCACTTCCGGTTCAACTTCTTCAGCGTAAAACTTAAATTCTGTTTTGCTGTTATTTATGTAACACAAATATAGAAACAACACAGCACCTATTTTGTGATtgtggaaaaagagaaactttATTAAAAGCTCTCCATGATTTGTCGTCCTCCAAATTCATAGATTCTGATTTCTAGTCATTTCAAAATATTCAATTTCTTAAGAATAAAAATCAGTTATTAATAAATAGTTATTAATAATCTGATTATAATAACAAAGTATGCTATCATACACAAATGCAGATTGACTAAGTGCCCCTAATGTTCAGCTTCGAAAGTtgagatttgtttgtttcaacaatatatatatataatatatatatatatatatatattatatatatatattatatatatatatatgtataatttaCTGCAAAAATTAGAGTTTTAAAGATTCCCTTTGtataatgtttatgtttttgccttatttatttacttatttctttttcttttggtgttACTCTTGCTGAAAAAAAGTTACTGGCATGTTTTGGATTCATTGCACCGTATTGTAATATTTTAGTAAGGAAGTTGTTGTATGTATAATGTTTGTcaaataagaaagaaatgtaaattttacCTAAAGGAGAAATATGACAGAATGTGTTCACAGTTCACATTCATATCAAGAGCCTGCCTTTTGCCTGAcctccttgtttttatttattaattaatcaatttagctttctttttttccccattgacTGCCATCCTAGTCTCCTCAATGTCCATATTCTGATTTTGGGAATATTTTGAGACTTTTTTCTTATGCCAGAGGTACTTAAAGTTAGTGTTATGACTATAATGACCAACACAGATTGGTTTGAGTCTTTGGATGGGGTGGAGAGTGGGGTTCGATTCACATCTTCTGTAAGAAATGCTTAACCTAAGATGTCAatgtttttgataaaaaaagaagaaaaaggaaaaaacatcattgtttaacatttagcattcaaataaatgttctatttaattcatttatattttgtttcggTTATAACCAGATCCAGGTTATTaagatttttaaatttctacTTCTTAAAGACCATAAGTTGATGCTGGTGTTGATTtaagctttaattcattttttttttctcaagctgcactgtattgtgtgtttttttttctctaaatttcTGTATATGCAGCATGCTTAGTAAGTAATAAAAAGCTTTCAGATTTATTGTAAGTATTAAACATTAAGCATTAAGTATTAAGTACTAAGCATTAATTTTCAGTTCTTCAGGACTCATATCGtctttatttttgcttaaaTCCTAAAAGAGTACACCTGAACATTAATtctaatttttttcttgttattgtAAAAGGTTGCTCTCAACCACAACAATAGCACTATGacccaaaataaaataataataacaaaaaaatcctgtatttataattttttttttttttttttttttccttttttttttgtctgcatttgtctgcatagttggacaccacagggtgtcaacattatatgaggttgatgcagttatattcttgcagttgaaagctttattacttcagtgcgtgagtgtgaccatcaccagccctccctgagaactgtcctgttgatctttattgagtgtagtgaccttgtgtggcagggagggcagtgctacacctcagtggatagagggggggaacaaaggaaagaaaagatgtagaaggatggacagtggaggagatacatgtggtgctagtaggaactagtggagtgcagggttctgtgcttcccaagtcacctcactcaagtatgactgggtacagtcatctctggagagatgagagagtccaggggggggtAAGGgcgtcccaatggaaggagagaagtctgccatagggcacgtagtgatagagtgaaaacaataatccagcccttaatagccgggactcatcaattctttttgatgtgatccagcacgggctggcaggtgacaacacacatgcatgtgggcattccctaaatatgagtgagaccattatcagggcccagagtcaggtcagaagccccagcgcccgagagcctccaccccagtgtggggcgcatgggtgacaggaccagagaaccaccgtagccacggggcaagccacaccccagcgcagatggcgagcgatgaccaacacccccagaccaaccaagcgagcacaagtcggtgcaggccagagcagccccccataccccccacaccccccagccaccgcagcccgtccacccactgccgccaacaccccccccaaagaccccaccccccgcccgcagggcagccatggacacctctccagccgagaggactcccccaggagcccagcaaagcccccgcagacgggcaccggcccagcgcccaaccaggtatttataattttaggtcaagtgttgtttttgttttaatttggtgtggaagaactgtAACAGCACATGAACTGTAATTGTGTGCCAGACCTCACTCACTCAATCACTCAGTGTGGGACCTCACTAATCTTCCTGAATTTGAATGGGAGCACATCCATGGCCAACATCTGATGGAAAAACTGAAAGTGGAAGCTGTCAAAATCACACATTAAATTCTGACTTCAGTGTTCAGCTGTCTAAATACTTTGTACAATTTAAAAACTCTGACGAATCTCATACTACAGTGTGACAGACTgaagattttattgttttaaaaaaaaaatctgaaaaggtACAGACTCTAAAGTATTGATTAATCAGTTCTTTTTTCTCAGTAGGCGTAATGTGTGCTGTTAGGTGACCCGAACTGATCAATACTGAATACACTAtttgaaacattaaataaatactactCTCATGCATTGTAATTGAATTGGAAAGtattattttgaattaattctattagattttatttcaaaatgtatttttttcatatatacacTTTCAAGACAATAGGGGCATAATCATTTATCGTGCCATTCAAACAAGCAataaccaaattaaaaaaatgggaAGAAAATAACAGTAAACTGCAAATTGTGAAATCATAGATAAAgagcatatattttttttatttcataatatAATGTAAACTGAGTCTCCCTAATTATGTTCATTTGCATGCAGTGGTattaagaaaatgtgtttgttgcttTAAAAGTCTGAAATGCTAAACAAAGGACATTAATCAAAAGAGCATTATAATCTAGGATTCATTGTGAATCGGCTGACATTAATCCTTTTTAAAGATTCCACTGCTAATTTCTGGCAACCCATATGATATGAATACAGAGGAAATTGAAGGCATTAGTCCTCTGCCAGCAGGACAGCACTCATTCATGGCAATGTCTCCATGACTGATGAACAAAGACTCAATCTTGTCCTCATAAAATAAAGCTCAGGGGATCATCGGGATACATCCTCTGCCCAGTAATGATAATGTAGGCTTATATTCAGTATGTGGCAGACTTACTGCTGGAGTTCAGCAGTATTCCAGTGTACATACAAGCTGATGTCTACAGTAATGGATAGATTATGGGACAATAGAATGATGGGCTCATACTCGTGATGGGAAGTCCAGCTCTTTTCAAGGATTCGGTTCCTTTGGCTCGGTTCCTTTAGAAGCGCTCCCAAACGGCTCTTTGTTTGGTATCACTCCGAGTCTTCTATTTTAGCACAAGTCAGCAATTATAGTTGGTATTGGTAAATATGTTGGTAAGCAATTTTACATTCAATGTTTTCATAAAAACCTTTTCTTTGgcatttttgtttgttactaAAAATGCAGTCAAACCTTCAAATGAACAACTGCACAAAAGTGGGGATGATATTCAGAAATACACCTCAGTCTGGGATGCCCAGTTTTCGTTCATTTCTCCACTTTTACCCACGCATTTAAAACCGGTACCTAAACACATGACCTCCAAACTGCAACATAGTGCGCAGCAGAATAAAGACCTGAATGAATGGATCTAAGGAGAGCTGAGCAGGAGGCAGAATATTCGCCTCTGCCCGACGGGCTCTACGTCGACTCGTTCACGAACAACACACTAGTCCAGACAAAGCTCCCATACTGGAGCCTTAGGGTCTGCTGATCCCAATGGACCTCTTCGCCGATAGGTTTGTAAATGGCAAAAAATTGCAGAAGAAGCTTAAAAAGATGTTCATGTTGAAACTGACATCCCACAAAGAGAGTGGAGCTGATAATCACAGCTTTTAAAACTACTCACGTTGTCAAGTTACTTCGCGTGCTCTGCTCTCCCATTGGCTCATTCATTCAGAGTGGAGAGTAGGCTACATGCTACCTGCTTGACAATTTCTGTTTAAGACACTACATTCATACATTGGTCGGCCAGGAAGTGCCGTGCTATAGGTTTGCAAGGATCAGCAGATACTGACAAcatcagcagcacagcagcttcGCTGGTTCAAGTTTTGAAGGCGGTCAGAGCGGGAATAACAGCAGCAGCGTTTAGTGTGGCTTCAGTCGTGGATGAAGCGCACAGAGAAGCAGCCTGGACGACCCTCACCAGCGGGGCATGAGGACAGACGAGGAAAGCAGCCAGCAGCTTCATCATGTTTCCAAGTTAATCAGTGCAAATAACACCCGCTCCCGGCGAGAATATTTTGCACGTGGAGTGAACCTCAGCGGTAGCCTGACATCTGCAGCCTACAGCCCCTGTACTCCGCTTTCTACTTCGCTCCCACAGATTCCCTCTCTTGGATAACTGCATCTTTGAAAACgccgttttctttttcctctgcatCGATTGTGCTGCGGCAGACATGGAAGATCAGGGCCGGTTGTTGCAGGCACTGAGCGGCGTGACACTAACCGGACACTCGGTGCAGGGAACCCTCGGGCTGGAGCCGCCTCACATCCACGACAGTATCGACAGGGATGAACGGAAGCAGGACATCGGGAGTAT encodes the following:
- the mapkap1 gene encoding target of rapamycin complex 2 subunit MAPKAP1; this translates as MAFLDNPAIILAHIRQSHVTSDDTGMCEMVLIDQDVDLEKCQLALVPGSSCGSTGSGSLSEGGTSVTDSHACDLSQSMDITSSWDFGIRRRSNTAQRLERLRKERQNQIKCKNIQWKERTSSQSVDDLGSLFEKRDFKDRPRSTGTKSTLSLRLEQCPQQLNNPFNEYSKFDGKGHIGTTATKKIDVYLSMQMAQEKVHPMTVVTIANARVHDLIGLICWQYTSEGREPKLNENVNAYCLHIAEDDGEVDTDFPPLDSNEPIHKFGFSTLALVEKYSSPGLASRQSLFVRINAAHGFSLIPVDSLKVTMKEILQKALKKRKGSQKGSGPMYRLEKQTEPNVAVELDSTLESQNTLEFCLVRENSSRGEESSEEDPPIDITSVQDMLSSHHYKSFKISMIHKLRFTTDVQLGISGEKVEIDPVTNQKASTKFWIRQKPISIDSDHLCACDLVEERSPSHAIFKLTYLSNHDYKPLYFESDAATVNEIVLKVNYILESRASTSRADYFAQKQRKLSRRTSFSFQKEKKSGQ